One Actinosynnema pretiosum DNA segment encodes these proteins:
- a CDS encoding FAD-dependent oxidoreductase translates to MAEPGGGVDHDVVVVGSGFGGSVAALRLTEKGYRVAVVEAGRRFADDEFAETSWDLRRYLWAPALGCYGIQRVHVLRDVVVLAGAGVGGGSLVYANTLYRPPSAFFLDRQWAHITDWESELAPHYDQAGRVLGVVTNPDRTPSDVVLERVAERMGVGGSYRPTPVGVHFGQPGEVVDDPYFGGVGPSRAGCTRCGACMTGCRVGAKNTLVKNYLHLAESAGARVLPMSTATEVRPRGDGTWAVRIRRTGGPQSAERVLTARQVVLAAGTWGTQRLLHRMRDEGVLPGLSPRLGELTRTNSEAITGAGRFRVDPERDFSTGVAITSSMHPDADTHVEAVRFGRGSNLMGLLQTLATDGASATPRFAQFLAAVARDPVRAARLLSVRRWSERTVILLVMQSLDNSLTTFGKRGFLGRWKLGSRQGHGAPNPSYIAAGARASELAAEEIGGIAGGSIGELVDVPMTAHFLGGCAIGEDWGSGVVDPYLRVHGYPGLSVVDGAAVSANLGVNPSLTIAAQAERAFSLWPNAGERDTRPAQGERYRRVRAVRPKAPVVPEGAVGALRALR, encoded by the coding sequence TTGAGGCGGTACCTGTGGGCGCCCGCGCTGGGGTGTTATGGAATCCAGCGGGTGCACGTCCTGCGGGACGTGGTGGTGCTGGCGGGAGCCGGGGTCGGCGGTGGGTCGCTGGTGTACGCGAACACGCTGTACCGGCCGCCCAGCGCGTTCTTCCTGGACCGGCAGTGGGCGCACATCACCGACTGGGAGTCGGAGCTCGCCCCGCACTACGACCAGGCCGGCCGGGTGCTGGGGGTGGTGACCAACCCCGACCGCACGCCGAGCGACGTGGTGCTGGAGCGGGTCGCCGAGCGGATGGGGGTCGGGGGCAGCTACCGGCCGACGCCGGTGGGGGTGCACTTCGGGCAGCCGGGGGAGGTCGTCGACGACCCGTACTTCGGCGGGGTGGGACCTTCGCGGGCCGGGTGCACGCGGTGCGGGGCCTGCATGACCGGGTGCCGGGTGGGGGCCAAGAACACGCTGGTCAAGAACTACTTGCACCTGGCGGAGTCGGCGGGTGCGCGGGTGCTGCCGATGAGCACGGCGACCGAGGTCCGGCCGCGGGGGGACGGGACCTGGGCGGTGCGGATCAGGCGCACGGGCGGGCCGCAGTCGGCGGAGCGGGTGCTGACCGCGCGGCAGGTGGTGCTCGCGGCGGGGACCTGGGGGACCCAGCGGCTGCTGCACCGGATGCGGGACGAGGGGGTCCTGCCGGGGTTGTCGCCGAGGCTGGGGGAGCTGACCAGGACGAACTCGGAGGCGATCACGGGGGCCGGAAGGTTCCGGGTCGACCCGGAACGGGACTTCAGCACCGGGGTGGCGATCACGTCCTCGATGCACCCGGACGCGGACACGCACGTGGAAGCGGTGCGGTTCGGGCGGGGGAGCAACCTGATGGGGCTGTTGCAGACCCTGGCGACCGACGGGGCGAGTGCGACGCCCCGGTTCGCGCAGTTCCTGGCCGCGGTGGCGCGCGACCCGGTGCGGGCGGCGAGGTTGCTGTCCGTGCGGAGGTGGAGCGAGCGGACGGTGATCCTGCTGGTCATGCAGAGCCTGGACAACTCGTTGACCACGTTCGGGAAGCGCGGGTTCCTCGGGCGGTGGAAGCTCGGGAGCAGGCAGGGGCACGGCGCGCCCAACCCGTCGTACATCGCGGCCGGGGCGCGGGCCAGCGAGCTGGCCGCCGAGGAGATCGGCGGGATCGCGGGCGGGTCGATCGGGGAGCTGGTCGACGTGCCGATGACGGCGCACTTCCTGGGCGGGTGCGCGATCGGGGAGGACTGGGGGAGTGGGGTGGTGGACCCGTATCTGCGGGTGCACGGGTATCCGGGGTTGTCGGTGGTGGACGGGGCCGCGGTGTCGGCGAACCTCGGGGTCAACCCGTCGTTGACGATCGCGGCTCAGGCGGAGCGGGCGTTCTCGCTGTGGCCGAACGCGGGGGAGAGGGATACCCGGCCTGCGCAGGGGGAGCGGTATCGGAGGGTGCGGGCGGTGCGGCCCAAGGCGCCGGTGGTGCCGGAGGGGGCGGTGGGGGCGTTGAGGGCGTTGCGGTGA